Proteins encoded together in one Pseudoroseomonas cervicalis window:
- a CDS encoding ABC transporter substrate-binding protein yields the protein MPHSRPSSRTLRGGLAALCLAWGGMCGGALAQDLTIGVANPVASVDPHISNTTSNFALTAHLFDALVRRDAALQLQPGLAESWRPISDTVWEFRLRRDVAWHDGQPFTAEDVAATFARVPTIPTGGGYSYAVRPIRRVEVVDAHTLRLHLDRPNPLLPNDLASVQIIARHAVEGPLPDQFNTGRAAIGTGPYRFAGFRPGQGAQFTRNEAYWGDAEPWARVDYRFLPNDGARSAAILAGDVDVIDQVPSNDLARLKREPRLRVSETPGVRVIYLQPDFSRQGPVPGVTDHQGRPLERNPFLDRRVRRALDLAIDRQALASRVMEGSAIPTAQWLPEGTYSHNPELRVVPADPAAARRLLAEAGFPEGFRLVLSTPNDRYPGDARTAQAVAQFWTRIGVRTEVEALPWASYLARGPKQEFGFRLGGWGSSTGEASSLLRNVVGTYDREKGWGSPNFSRYSNPELDALTERALTTQDDAAREAILREAVALEARELGILPLFLLQNAWTTRQGLTYAARADEQTLATAVRPAP from the coding sequence ATGCCGCATTCCCGTCCGTCCTCCCGCACCCTCCGGGGAGGCCTCGCCGCGCTCTGCCTCGCCTGGGGCGGGATGTGTGGCGGCGCGCTGGCGCAGGACCTGACCATCGGCGTCGCCAATCCGGTGGCCTCGGTCGATCCGCACATCTCCAACACCACCTCGAACTTCGCCCTCACCGCGCATCTCTTCGACGCGCTGGTGCGGCGCGACGCGGCGCTCCAGCTGCAGCCCGGCCTGGCCGAGAGCTGGCGGCCGATCTCCGACACGGTGTGGGAATTCCGCCTGCGCCGTGATGTGGCCTGGCATGACGGCCAGCCCTTCACCGCCGAGGATGTCGCCGCCACCTTCGCCCGCGTGCCGACCATCCCGACCGGCGGCGGCTATTCCTACGCCGTGCGGCCGATCCGCCGTGTCGAGGTGGTGGATGCGCACACGCTGCGCCTGCATCTGGACCGGCCGAACCCGCTGCTGCCGAATGATCTCGCCAGCGTGCAGATCATCGCCCGCCACGCGGTGGAGGGGCCGCTGCCGGACCAGTTCAACACCGGCCGCGCCGCCATCGGCACCGGCCCCTACCGCTTCGCCGGCTTCCGCCCCGGCCAGGGCGCGCAATTCACCCGCAACGAGGCCTATTGGGGCGACGCCGAGCCCTGGGCGCGCGTCGATTACCGCTTCCTGCCGAATGACGGCGCGCGCAGCGCCGCCATCCTGGCCGGCGATGTCGATGTCATCGACCAGGTGCCGTCCAACGATCTGGCGCGGCTGAAGCGCGAGCCGCGGCTGCGCGTCAGCGAGACGCCCGGCGTGCGGGTGATCTACCTGCAGCCGGATTTCTCCCGCCAGGGGCCGGTGCCCGGCGTCACCGACCACCAGGGCCGGCCGCTGGAGCGCAACCCCTTCCTCGACCGCCGGGTGCGCCGCGCGCTGGACCTGGCCATCGACCGCCAGGCGCTGGCCAGCCGGGTGATGGAGGGCAGCGCCATCCCCACCGCGCAATGGCTGCCGGAGGGCACCTATTCGCACAATCCGGAGCTGCGCGTGGTGCCGGCCGACCCGGCCGCGGCGCGCCGCCTGCTGGCCGAGGCCGGCTTCCCGGAGGGCTTCCGCCTGGTGCTCTCGACGCCGAATGACCGCTACCCGGGCGATGCGCGCACCGCCCAGGCGGTGGCGCAGTTCTGGACCCGCATCGGCGTGCGCACCGAGGTCGAGGCGCTGCCCTGGGCCAGCTACCTGGCGCGCGGCCCGAAGCAGGAATTCGGCTTCCGCCTGGGCGGCTGGGGCAGCTCGACCGGCGAGGCCAGCTCCCTGCTGCGCAATGTCGTCGGCACCTATGACCGCGAGAAGGGCTGGGGCTCGCCGAATTTCAGCCGCTACAGCAACCCCGAGCTGGACGCGCTGACCGAGCGCGCGCTGACCACCCAGGATGATGCGGCGCGCGAGGCGATCCTGCGCGAGGCGGTGGCG
- a CDS encoding LLM class flavin-dependent oxidoreductase, with protein MSLHITGMIWARPTSDLEPQSGPAFQPDYIERITRAHEEGGFDRVLAGYWTNAADGFLVLAHAASVARRIHFLLAHRPGFVAPTLAARKIATLENLTGGRLALHVISGGEDADQRKDGDYADHAARYRRTDEFLTLLRRSWTETAPFDHEGEFYRVQQAHSDVRPLQRPGLPIFFGGASDSAIRVAGRHADVYALFGEPLADTAAMLRRVQAGVPAGRALEFSWSNRPIIAATEKQAWEKAQHIRERALAKLRQAGDAGLIPAGQAINSQRLVGLSQRGEVLDERLWTAMAGVLGGRGNSTALVGTPEQVARAMLRYREIGVSHYILRGWDPLEDAVQYGRELIPLLRELAAGQAVGRVSVAA; from the coding sequence ATGAGCCTGCACATCACGGGTATGATCTGGGCCCGCCCCACCTCCGACCTGGAGCCGCAGAGCGGCCCCGCCTTCCAGCCCGACTACATCGAGCGCATCACCCGGGCGCATGAGGAAGGCGGCTTCGACCGCGTGCTGGCCGGCTACTGGACCAATGCGGCGGATGGCTTCCTGGTGCTGGCGCATGCCGCATCGGTCGCCAGGCGCATCCATTTCCTGCTGGCGCACCGGCCCGGCTTCGTCGCGCCCACCCTGGCCGCGCGCAAGATCGCCACGCTGGAGAACCTGACCGGCGGCCGCCTGGCGCTGCATGTCATCTCCGGCGGCGAGGATGCCGACCAGCGCAAGGATGGCGACTATGCCGACCACGCCGCGCGCTACCGCCGCACCGACGAGTTCCTGACCCTGCTGCGCCGCAGCTGGACGGAAACCGCGCCCTTCGACCATGAGGGCGAATTCTACCGCGTGCAGCAGGCGCATTCCGATGTGCGGCCGCTGCAGCGCCCGGGCCTGCCGATCTTCTTCGGCGGCGCCTCCGATTCCGCCATCCGCGTCGCCGGGCGGCATGCCGATGTCTATGCGCTGTTCGGCGAGCCGCTGGCCGACACCGCCGCCATGCTGCGCCGGGTGCAGGCGGGGGTGCCGGCGGGGCGCGCCCTGGAATTCTCCTGGTCCAACCGCCCGATCATCGCCGCCACCGAGAAGCAGGCCTGGGAGAAGGCGCAGCATATCCGCGAGCGGGCGCTCGCCAAGCTGCGGCAGGCCGGCGATGCCGGGCTGATCCCGGCCGGGCAGGCGATCAATTCCCAGCGCCTGGTCGGGCTGTCGCAGCGCGGCGAGGTGCTGGATGAGCGGCTCTGGACCGCCATGGCGGGGGTGCTGGGCGGGCGCGGCAACAGCACCGCGCTGGTCGGCACGCCCGAGCAGGTGGCGCGCGCCATGCTGCGCTACCGCGAGATCGGCGTCTCCCACTACATCCTGCGCGGCTGGGACCCGCTCGAGGATGCGGTGCAATATGGGCGCGAGCTGATCCCGCTGCTGCGCGAGCTGGCGGCCGGGCAGGCGGTCGGCCGGGTCAGCGTCGCCGCCTGA
- a CDS encoding MFS transporter, producing MNRVDLLDSRTAWLRLGVVVALATLGGVGMWSVVVTLPSLQTEFGITRGDASMVYTLAMLGFGAGGVLMGRLIDRHGPMRPLLAATAMLGGGYILAGLAPGPVVFTLAQALLIGMLGSAAAFTPLVAEVSLWFRKRRGVAVAIAASGNYLAGAIWPPVLSWLIGAYGWRTAHVIVGLVCLVTMAPLALLLRARAPEIPAGAGAGEGGEGRSFGLSRNALTVLLCAAGVACCVAMAMPQVHIVAYCGDLGYGVARGAEMLSLMLACGIVSRLASGVIADRIGGLRTLLLGSVLQGLALSLFLFFDGLASLYVLSALFGLVQGGIVPSYAVIVRESFPASEAGTRVGIVLMATLVGMALGGWLSGVIFDLTGSYAAAFLNGMLWNLANVLIMVSLLARRRARLATV from the coding sequence ATGAACCGCGTCGACCTGCTGGATTCCCGCACCGCCTGGCTGCGCCTCGGCGTCGTCGTGGCGCTGGCCACGCTGGGCGGCGTCGGCATGTGGTCGGTGGTGGTGACGCTGCCCTCGCTGCAGACGGAGTTCGGCATCACCCGCGGCGATGCCTCCATGGTCTACACCCTGGCCATGCTGGGCTTCGGCGCCGGCGGCGTGCTGATGGGGCGGCTGATCGACCGGCACGGCCCGATGCGGCCGCTGCTGGCGGCGACGGCGATGCTGGGCGGCGGCTATATCCTGGCCGGGCTGGCGCCGGGGCCGGTGGTCTTCACCCTGGCCCAGGCGCTGCTGATCGGCATGCTGGGCTCGGCCGCCGCCTTCACCCCGCTGGTGGCCGAGGTGTCGCTGTGGTTCCGCAAGCGGCGCGGTGTCGCGGTGGCCATCGCCGCCTCCGGCAACTACCTGGCCGGCGCGATCTGGCCGCCGGTGCTGAGCTGGCTGATCGGCGCCTATGGCTGGCGCACCGCGCATGTCATCGTCGGCCTGGTCTGCCTGGTGACGATGGCGCCGCTGGCCCTGCTGCTGCGCGCCCGGGCGCCCGAGATCCCGGCCGGCGCCGGTGCGGGCGAGGGCGGCGAGGGCCGCTCCTTCGGCCTGTCGCGCAATGCGCTGACCGTGCTGCTCTGCGCCGCCGGGGTGGCCTGCTGCGTCGCCATGGCGATGCCGCAGGTGCATATCGTCGCCTATTGCGGCGATCTCGGCTATGGCGTGGCGCGCGGGGCGGAGATGCTGTCGCTGATGCTGGCCTGCGGCATCGTCTCCCGCCTGGCCTCGGGCGTGATCGCCGACCGCATCGGCGGGCTGCGCACCCTGCTGCTGGGCTCGGTGCTGCAGGGGCTGGCGCTGTCGCTGTTCCTGTTCTTCGACGGGCTGGCCTCGCTCTATGTGCTCTCGGCGCTGTTCGGGCTGGTGCAGGGCGGCATCGTGCCCTCCTACGCCGTCATCGTGCGCGAGAGCTTCCCGGCCTCCGAGGCCGGCACCCGCGTCGGCATCGTGCTGATGGCGACGCTGGTCGGCATGGCACTGGGCGGCTGGCTGTCGGGGGTGATCTTCGACCTGACCGGCAGCTACGCGGCCGCCTTCCTCAACGGCATGTTGTGGAACCTGGCCAATGTGCTGATCATGGTGTCGCTGTTGGCGCGGCGGCGGGCGCGGCTGGCGACGGTGTGA
- a CDS encoding DUF3320 domain-containing protein, whose product MQDGRLAPTDALPSFQMAYYEALLANLVGADPELGRFDGALHGARAREFAELDLQRIDAARLEVVRAHHSRIPAQVGMGPVGVLRAEIARRRGHMPIRQLVQRAGPAIQALKPVMMMSPLSVAQFLTPGTMSFDLLVMDEASQIQPVDALGAIARSRQVVVVGDERQLPPTRFFAKMTGGDVEDDEDGASVADIESILGLFMARGLPQRMLRWHYRSRHQSLIAVSNHQFYESKLFIVPSPFTREAGMGLTFRHVPDGVFDSGGTGTNAAEAKLVAQEVIHHAKTSPGHSLGVATFSSRQRRAIQDELEILRRLNPDTEKFFHSHPGEPFFIKNLENVQGDERDVIMISVGYGRNANGTFSMRFGPLGADGGERRLNVLISRAKRRCEVFASITDEDIDLERVKGKGVFALKLFLHYARTGRLDVAHRSGREQDSILEEQIGRALQDRGYQVHPQVGIAGFFIDLAIADAERPGRYLLGIECDGAAYHSSRSARDRDRLRQAVLEDHGWIIHRVWGSDWFQRPMEQLERIAMAIEAARAELAERERAGSLGGRAVPLDVVTLERSQVLEGDNEIAETSAVGASPYREAMPQVPLGQEMHEVASGRMAELVEQVVAVEGPVHLDEVVVRLRTAWGLQRAGGRIQAAVERGAEVGVQRGKLIRDGEFLLIPGQSIAVRDRSGVLATSLRKLDVLPPQEVEAAVLQVARTGLGASPDEIGAAVPRLLGFKLVSAQLRQLVSAAVARLEGAGRLTQQAGLLMAAEDVQDRSATE is encoded by the coding sequence CTGCAGGACGGTCGCCTGGCACCCACCGATGCCCTCCCCTCCTTCCAGATGGCTTATTACGAGGCCCTGCTGGCCAATCTGGTGGGGGCGGACCCGGAACTCGGCCGCTTTGACGGCGCACTGCACGGCGCCAGAGCCCGGGAGTTCGCCGAGCTCGATCTGCAACGCATCGACGCCGCCCGGCTGGAGGTCGTCCGCGCGCACCACAGCCGGATTCCGGCCCAGGTGGGCATGGGGCCTGTGGGCGTTCTGCGGGCGGAGATTGCCCGGCGCCGCGGTCACATGCCAATCCGCCAGCTCGTCCAGCGCGCCGGACCTGCCATCCAGGCGTTGAAGCCTGTCATGATGATGAGCCCGCTCTCGGTCGCGCAGTTCCTGACGCCCGGCACGATGAGCTTCGACCTGCTGGTCATGGACGAGGCCAGCCAGATCCAGCCAGTAGACGCCCTCGGCGCCATCGCCCGATCCCGTCAGGTTGTGGTCGTTGGCGACGAGCGCCAGCTGCCGCCGACCCGCTTCTTCGCCAAGATGACTGGCGGCGACGTTGAGGACGACGAGGACGGGGCGTCCGTTGCCGACATCGAGAGCATCCTTGGCCTGTTCATGGCACGCGGCCTGCCTCAGCGCATGCTCCGCTGGCACTACCGCAGCCGACACCAATCTCTGATCGCGGTATCGAACCACCAGTTCTACGAGAGCAAACTGTTCATCGTCCCCAGCCCGTTTACGCGCGAAGCGGGAATGGGGCTGACCTTCCGGCACGTGCCGGACGGCGTGTTTGACTCTGGCGGAACGGGGACGAATGCCGCCGAAGCCAAGCTGGTGGCGCAGGAGGTCATCCACCATGCCAAGACCAGTCCTGGCCACTCGCTGGGCGTCGCCACCTTCTCCAGCCGCCAGCGCCGCGCCATCCAGGACGAGCTCGAAATCCTTCGGCGCCTGAATCCCGATACGGAGAAGTTCTTCCACTCCCATCCGGGCGAGCCGTTCTTCATCAAGAACCTGGAGAACGTCCAGGGTGACGAACGCGACGTCATCATGATCTCGGTGGGCTATGGGCGGAACGCGAACGGCACCTTCTCCATGCGCTTCGGCCCGCTTGGCGCTGATGGCGGCGAGCGGCGCCTGAACGTCCTCATAAGCCGCGCCAAGCGCCGTTGCGAGGTGTTCGCCTCCATCACGGACGAGGACATCGACCTGGAGCGCGTCAAGGGGAAAGGCGTCTTCGCGCTGAAGCTATTCCTGCACTATGCCCGGACCGGCAGGCTTGACGTCGCCCATCGAAGCGGCCGGGAGCAAGACAGCATTCTGGAGGAGCAGATCGGGCGCGCACTGCAGGACCGTGGCTACCAGGTCCATCCCCAGGTTGGCATTGCCGGCTTCTTCATCGACTTGGCCATCGCGGATGCCGAGCGGCCGGGCCGGTATCTGCTCGGCATTGAGTGCGATGGCGCGGCCTACCACAGCTCCCGGTCCGCCCGGGACCGAGATCGCCTGCGGCAGGCAGTGCTGGAGGACCATGGCTGGATCATCCATCGTGTCTGGGGATCTGACTGGTTCCAGCGCCCCATGGAGCAGCTGGAGCGGATTGCCATGGCGATCGAGGCCGCCCGCGCCGAGTTGGCGGAGCGGGAGAGGGCTGGCAGTCTCGGCGGACGTGCCGTGCCCCTCGATGTGGTGACCCTCGAGAGAAGTCAGGTTCTGGAAGGCGACAATGAGATCGCCGAAACAAGTGCCGTGGGCGCTTCCCCTTACCGCGAGGCGATGCCGCAGGTACCGCTTGGCCAAGAGATGCACGAGGTGGCCAGCGGCCGCATGGCCGAACTCGTTGAGCAGGTCGTCGCCGTAGAAGGCCCCGTGCATCTGGATGAGGTTGTCGTGCGGCTGCGCACCGCCTGGGGCCTGCAGCGTGCCGGTGGCCGCATACAGGCGGCCGTGGAACGGGGTGCCGAGGTCGGCGTGCAGCGGGGCAAGCTCATCCGGGACGGCGAATTTCTGTTGATACCAGGCCAATCGATCGCGGTCCGCGACCGGAGCGGTGTGTTGGCCACCTCCCTACGCAAGCTGGACGTTCTGCCGCCTCAGGAAGTGGAAGCCGCCGTTCTTCAGGTTGCTCGGACCGGCCTCGGGGCAAGCCCTGATGAGATCGGGGCCGCCGTTCCCCGGCTACTGGGGTTCAAGTTGGTGAGCGCTCAGCTTCGCCAGCTTGTGTCCGCCGCGGTGGCGCGCCTGGAGGGTGCGGGAAGGCTCACACAGCAGGCGGGATTGCTGATGGCGGCGGAAGACGTTCAAGACCGGAGCGCGACTGAGTAG
- a CDS encoding DUF4011 domain-containing protein, producing the protein MADAPVSVFQGDLPILTKLERARAELLDMSARNRLLNVPRFSQTARTVDVVDERSAEVFRLLVRDGKALIFLPGRETAQEKAEADTKTKAEAELFLPELPQPEESETLEERGTASRHADTRLQTRMTSKGLQKRLLDLYGDARTLEEEQGVNVLYLALGLLKWIDPQNPANIRHAPLVLVPVTLERGTAGERFRLRARPEDLSANLSLEAYLDRIHTLKLPELDPGEDFDPAAYFDEVAKAIETKEGWEVKPDDIVLGFFSFAKFLMYRDLDPANWPQNETIADRPMIRALLADGFDGAQELLHEDTPIDRHIAPAEMLHIVDCDSSQTLAVHDVRQGRNLVIQGPPGTGKSQTISNIIASAIADGKTVLFVAEKMAALEVVKRRLDMAGLGDACLELHSNKANKRSFLDELRRTWNLGTPKGDRPDALTRRLTEARDVLNAHVERIHRVHPVAGLTPYQVFGQLARLQQDGRRPVDFDLPAAPSWSREDVADRQALVGEMAERVLDIGLPDRHPWRGVGLDVVLPTNVERLMVRLTALLHQLGGWNAMQAELAQGLEADMPPSFAAAQRLTALGRRVASAPDMDPAALGWPHWSDKAGEVMRLLATGHDFDRFSAGLEGRVTPAGLEASVTDAITAFASLPPAFGAAAFDHVRQLRGALPRLLAGADQLDAELGRPGGERTLASLERLIATGERVAAAPDASPEAFAATVWDHGVEQAGDLAEAVASLERAKASLGDSLLDAAWTTDVSRARQALATHTGFLKMLNGEWRQANALLRTLVRDPNAPLPELLERLDTLSKGQAAIRTIREGHEFGKSAFGADWRGEKSASAPLIALVDWMRTLRGLGAEPRMIAGRTPQRSALSQMTSALKALYTEVRGRLVSLRTEAGGGASSLFGEGMSDERAVLPDLAARIISLAEADEVACAAAPAAVQLPDRLEILRRIAARQDASRAIEDSASLGAAAFGRAWKGERSDWRGLAKAAQWIMSNQDIRELASRVAGRGELIETLQRVETGQQELVKDIEEVFASLRADMASLFGKERLDVLPLVELATRLREWLAHREQLSKWVSYRERADRAPRGRPDAPRAAPAGRSPGTHRCPPLLPDGLLRGPAGQSGGGGPGTRPL; encoded by the coding sequence ATGGCGGATGCGCCTGTTTCGGTGTTCCAGGGCGACCTCCCAATCCTCACCAAGCTGGAAAGGGCACGGGCCGAGCTTCTGGATATGTCGGCGCGCAACCGCCTCCTGAACGTTCCCAGGTTCTCCCAGACCGCCCGGACGGTTGACGTGGTCGACGAGCGGTCCGCCGAGGTGTTTCGCCTGCTGGTCCGTGACGGGAAGGCGCTCATCTTCCTCCCCGGCCGCGAGACGGCCCAGGAGAAGGCCGAGGCTGATACGAAGACCAAGGCCGAGGCAGAGCTCTTCCTGCCCGAGCTGCCCCAGCCGGAGGAGAGCGAGACCCTCGAGGAGCGGGGCACCGCCAGCCGTCACGCGGACACCAGGCTGCAGACCCGCATGACATCCAAGGGCCTGCAGAAGCGACTGCTGGACCTCTACGGGGACGCCCGGACCCTGGAGGAGGAGCAAGGCGTCAACGTCCTCTACCTCGCCCTTGGCCTGCTGAAATGGATCGACCCGCAGAACCCGGCGAACATCCGCCACGCGCCGCTGGTGCTGGTGCCGGTCACCCTGGAGCGCGGCACGGCTGGGGAACGCTTCCGGCTCCGCGCCCGGCCAGAGGATCTGTCGGCCAATCTGTCCCTCGAAGCCTATCTGGACCGGATTCACACCCTGAAGCTCCCGGAGCTGGACCCTGGCGAGGATTTCGATCCGGCCGCCTATTTTGACGAGGTCGCCAAGGCGATCGAGACCAAGGAGGGATGGGAGGTCAAACCGGACGACATCGTCCTCGGCTTCTTCTCCTTCGCCAAATTCCTGATGTACCGGGATCTGGACCCGGCGAACTGGCCACAGAACGAGACCATCGCCGACCGCCCCATGATCCGTGCCCTGCTCGCGGACGGTTTCGATGGCGCCCAGGAGTTGCTGCACGAGGACACGCCGATCGATCGGCATATCGCCCCGGCCGAGATGCTGCACATCGTCGATTGCGACAGTTCCCAGACGCTGGCCGTCCACGATGTTCGTCAGGGGCGCAACCTGGTCATCCAGGGCCCGCCCGGCACGGGCAAGTCGCAGACCATCTCCAACATCATCGCCTCCGCCATCGCCGACGGTAAGACCGTGCTGTTCGTGGCCGAAAAGATGGCGGCCCTTGAGGTGGTGAAGCGCCGCCTTGACATGGCGGGCCTGGGGGATGCCTGCCTCGAACTGCACAGCAACAAGGCCAATAAGCGCTCTTTCCTGGATGAGCTACGGCGGACCTGGAATCTCGGCACTCCGAAGGGGGACAGGCCGGACGCGCTGACCCGGCGCCTCACAGAAGCCCGGGACGTGCTGAACGCGCATGTCGAACGGATCCACCGTGTCCACCCCGTGGCCGGGCTGACCCCATATCAGGTGTTCGGTCAGCTGGCCCGTCTGCAGCAGGATGGGCGCCGCCCGGTTGATTTCGACTTGCCCGCCGCGCCGAGCTGGAGCCGGGAGGATGTCGCCGATCGTCAGGCGCTGGTCGGCGAGATGGCGGAGCGCGTCCTCGACATCGGGCTGCCCGACCGGCATCCCTGGCGCGGGGTCGGGCTGGATGTCGTTCTGCCGACAAACGTCGAGCGGCTGATGGTCCGCCTGACCGCGTTGCTGCACCAGCTCGGCGGCTGGAACGCCATGCAGGCTGAACTGGCGCAAGGGCTAGAGGCCGACATGCCGCCCAGCTTTGCCGCCGCCCAACGGCTCACCGCCCTCGGGCGCCGCGTCGCCTCGGCCCCCGACATGGACCCGGCCGCCCTAGGCTGGCCACACTGGTCCGACAAGGCCGGGGAGGTGATGCGCCTGCTGGCCACAGGCCACGATTTCGACCGGTTTTCCGCTGGCCTTGAGGGGCGGGTAACTCCCGCCGGTCTGGAAGCCTCAGTCACGGACGCGATCACCGCTTTCGCCAGCCTGCCGCCTGCCTTTGGTGCCGCGGCCTTCGACCATGTCCGGCAGTTGCGGGGCGCGCTGCCTCGGCTGCTGGCGGGCGCCGACCAGTTGGATGCCGAACTGGGCCGCCCCGGCGGCGAGCGCACCCTGGCCAGCCTCGAGCGCCTGATTGCCACCGGCGAGCGAGTGGCGGCCGCACCCGATGCCAGCCCTGAAGCCTTCGCCGCCACGGTGTGGGACCATGGGGTCGAGCAGGCCGGTGATCTGGCGGAAGCCGTCGCCTCGCTCGAGCGGGCAAAGGCGTCGCTGGGCGACAGCCTCCTCGATGCGGCCTGGACGACCGATGTCAGCCGCGCCCGGCAGGCGCTGGCAACGCACACCGGTTTCCTCAAGATGCTGAATGGCGAGTGGCGGCAAGCCAACGCCCTGCTGCGCACGCTTGTCCGTGACCCGAACGCGCCGCTGCCTGAACTTCTGGAGCGGTTGGACACGCTGTCCAAGGGTCAGGCGGCCATTCGCACCATCAGGGAGGGGCACGAGTTCGGGAAGTCGGCGTTCGGCGCCGATTGGCGCGGCGAGAAGTCGGCTTCAGCGCCCCTCATCGCCCTGGTGGACTGGATGCGCACGCTGCGGGGCCTGGGCGCCGAACCGCGGATGATCGCGGGCCGCACGCCCCAGCGCAGCGCGCTGTCGCAGATGACGAGCGCGTTGAAGGCACTCTACACCGAGGTCCGTGGGAGGCTGGTCTCCTTGCGGACCGAGGCGGGTGGCGGCGCCTCGTCCCTGTTCGGCGAAGGCATGTCGGATGAGCGGGCGGTGCTGCCGGATCTGGCCGCCAGGATTATCTCCCTAGCTGAAGCGGATGAGGTGGCCTGTGCTGCGGCGCCCGCCGCCGTCCAATTGCCGGATCGGCTGGAAATCCTGCGCCGCATCGCCGCCCGCCAGGATGCATCGCGCGCCATCGAGGACAGCGCATCGCTTGGCGCTGCAGCCTTCGGCCGCGCTTGGAAAGGCGAGCGGTCCGACTGGCGCGGGCTGGCCAAGGCGGCGCAGTGGATAATGTCGAACCAAGACATCCGGGAACTGGCGTCCCGCGTCGCCGGCCGTGGCGAGCTCATCGAAACCCTGCAGCGCGTCGAAACCGGCCAGCAGGAGCTGGTCAAGGACATAGAGGAGGTGTTCGCCTCGCTCAGGGCCGACATGGCCTCGCTATTCGGCAAGGAAAGACTGGACGTCCTGCCCTTGGTCGAGCTCGCCACGCGGCTGCGGGAATGGCTGGCCCATCGTGAACAGCTCTCGAAATGGGTGTCCTATCGGGAACGCGCCGACCGCGCCCCGCGCGGCAGGCCTGACGCCCCTCGTGCAGCGCCTGCAGGACGGTCGCCTGGCACCCACCGATGCCCTCCCCTCCTTCCAGATGGCTTATTACGAGGCCCTGCTGGCCAATCTGGTGGGGGCGGACCCGGAACTCGGCCGCTTTGA